In Cherax quadricarinatus isolate ZL_2023a chromosome 71, ASM3850222v1, whole genome shotgun sequence, one DNA window encodes the following:
- the LOC128700258 gene encoding cuticle protein AM1199 yields MIKSVLVAMLVAGIMADKMPLDKPPVAIIHSEQHYPDETGAHSFDFEAENGIKMHVSGSLGENGGENSIGHWSYPLEDGRTAYLKFVADENGYQPESDMLPVAPEFPHPIPQFVLDQIAFAEAERERQAREGITSVE; encoded by the exons ATGATCAAG TCAGTGTTGGTTGCTATGCTGGTGGCTGGGATCATGGCCGACAAGATGCCTTTGGATAAGCCTCCCGTGGCCATAATTCACAGTGAGCAACATTACCCAGACGAGACCGGCGCTCACAGTTTCGACTTCGAGGCCGAGAACGGCATTAAAATGCACGTCTCTGGCTCTTTAGGCGAGAACGGAGGAGAAAACAGCATCGGCCACTGGAG TTACCCCTTGGAGGACGGACGAACTGCGTACCTGAAGTTTGTGGCTGACGAGAACGGCTACCAGCCTGAGTCTGACATGCTGCCCGTGGCTCCTGAGTTCCCTCACCCCATCCCTCAGTTCGTCCTCGACCAGATCGCCTTCGCCGAGGCCGAGAGGGAACGCCAGGCCCGTGAAGGTATAACTTCAGTGGAATAA